In Candidatus Desulfofervidus auxilii, one genomic interval encodes:
- a CDS encoding type 1 glutamine amidotransferase domain-containing protein — MTKKIGILVADLYQDLEVWYPLLRLKEAGIEVIVIGAEKNKVYKSKHGYEIKSDISAKEIKAETLDGLIIPGGYAPDIMRRYPEMVNLVKTIYEQGKVVAAICHGGWMLASAKILSGKTVTSFFAIKDDLEHAGARFVDAEVVVDGNLITSRKPEDLPMFVKEIIKALQD, encoded by the coding sequence ATGACTAAGAAAATAGGTATCCTGGTGGCTGATTTATATCAAGATTTAGAAGTGTGGTATCCCCTTTTACGTTTAAAAGAAGCAGGGATAGAAGTAATAGTAATTGGAGCAGAAAAAAATAAGGTTTATAAGAGCAAACATGGATATGAAATTAAAAGCGATATCAGTGCTAAGGAAATCAAGGCAGAAACACTGGATGGCCTTATTATACCTGGTGGATATGCACCTGACATTATGAGGCGTTATCCGGAGATGGTTAACCTGGTAAAGACTATTTATGAACAGGGTAAAGTAGTGGCAGCTATCTGTCATGGAGGCTGGATGCTTGCCTCAGCTAAAATTCTCTCTGGTAAAACCGTAACCAGTTTTTTTGCCATAAAGGACGACCTTGAACATGCTGGAGCTAGATTTGTAGATGCTGAGGTGGTAGTTGATGGTAATCTTATTACCTCACGAAAACCAGAAGACCTACCTATGTTTGTTAAAGAAATCATTAAAGCATTACAGGATTAA